One Obesumbacterium proteus DNA window includes the following coding sequences:
- a CDS encoding DUF3343 domain-containing protein has translation MEDEYLFLFHSTLGVVRLKKRLQAQNVAFKVADIPRQLRSGCGLSIRLCCPKPELSQWWVDGETSAIFRCEGETYHAVSLDA, from the coding sequence ATGGAGGATGAATACCTTTTTTTGTTCCACAGCACGCTAGGTGTGGTGCGTTTGAAAAAACGGCTTCAGGCACAAAACGTGGCGTTTAAGGTTGCAGATATTCCACGCCAGCTGAGAAGCGGCTGCGGGTTGAGTATTCGGCTATGCTGCCCCAAGCCTGAATTATCACAATGGTGGGTTGATGGGGAAACATCGGCGATTTTTCGCTGCGAGGGTGAGACGTATCACGCTGTCTCGCTAGACGCGTAA
- the djlA gene encoding co-chaperone DjlA has product MQYWGKLIGLVLGLMSGTGFWGVVLGLLIGHMIDKSRQVRSSGYFSNQAQRQSLFFSTTFQVMGHLTKSKGRVTEVDIHVASALMERMQLHGAARTAAQQAFREGKQADFPLRDKLRELRSICFGRVDLIRMFLEIQLQAAFADGSLHPNERAVLYVIAEELGFSRIQFDQFLSMMEGGRQFGGGYQQQGEYQQQGGFGGYQRQSGPTLADACKVLGVKPNDDATTIKRAYRKLMSEHHPDKLVAKGLPPEMMEMAKQKAQEIQAAYDLIKKEKGFK; this is encoded by the coding sequence ATGCAGTATTGGGGTAAATTAATCGGATTAGTTCTTGGTCTAATGTCAGGAACGGGCTTTTGGGGCGTCGTGTTAGGGCTACTTATTGGCCACATGATAGATAAGTCGCGTCAGGTGAGAAGTAGTGGCTACTTTTCTAACCAGGCGCAGCGACAGTCTCTATTTTTTAGCACGACGTTTCAGGTGATGGGGCATTTAACCAAGTCGAAAGGGCGTGTAACCGAAGTCGACATTCACGTTGCCAGTGCGCTGATGGAAAGAATGCAGCTGCACGGTGCGGCACGAACGGCGGCTCAGCAGGCGTTTCGCGAAGGCAAGCAGGCCGATTTTCCCCTGCGTGATAAGCTGCGGGAATTGCGTAGCATCTGCTTTGGGCGTGTCGATCTCATCCGTATGTTCTTGGAGATCCAGCTACAGGCCGCATTTGCCGATGGTTCTCTGCATCCGAATGAGCGTGCGGTGCTGTATGTGATCGCCGAAGAGCTTGGTTTCTCGCGTATTCAGTTTGATCAGTTCCTGAGCATGATGGAGGGCGGACGCCAGTTTGGCGGCGGCTACCAACAGCAAGGAGAGTATCAGCAGCAAGGCGGATTCGGTGGCTATCAGCGCCAAAGTGGACCGACGTTGGCGGATGCTTGCAAAGTGCTAGGTGTTAAGCCGAACGACGATGCCACGACGATCAAGCGTGCGTACCGCAAGCTGATGAGCGAGCACCATCCAGATAAGCTGGTGGCGAAAGGTTTGCCGCCGGAAATGATGGAAATGGCCAAACAGAAAGCGCAAGAAATTCAGGCTGCTTACGATTTAATTAAGAAGGAAAAAGGGTTCAAGTAA
- the surA gene encoding peptidylprolyl isomerase SurA, giving the protein MKNWRTLILGVAFCANTAFAAPQVVDKVAAVVDNGVVLESDVDGLMQSVKLNAREAGQQLPDDATLRHQILERLIMDNIQLQMAKKMGINMTDADVDRAISNIAQQNNMSMDQMRSRLAADGINYKTYREQIRKEMLISEVRNNEVRRRVTILPQEVEALAKQVGSQNGADTELNLSHILIALPENPSQQQVDDAEQQARQLTDQLNKGADFGKMAVSYSADSQALKGGQMGWGKIQELPSLFAAALQTAKKGDIIGPIRSGVGFHILKVNDVRGGQANVSVTEVHARHILLRPSPVMTDDQARAKLQEVAQQIKNKQITFDEAARAISQDPGSALKGGDLGWAVPTMYDPAFRDALMKLQKGELSAPVHSSFGWHLIQLMDTRQVDRTDDAQKDRAYRMLFNRKFAEEAQTWMQEERASAYVKIIDGSNAQ; this is encoded by the coding sequence ATGAAGAACTGGAGAACGCTGATCCTCGGTGTGGCATTCTGTGCCAACACTGCGTTTGCAGCCCCTCAAGTCGTTGATAAAGTAGCCGCTGTGGTTGATAACGGTGTGGTGCTGGAAAGTGACGTCGATGGTCTGATGCAATCCGTAAAACTGAACGCGCGTGAAGCCGGTCAGCAACTGCCTGATGATGCCACGTTACGTCACCAGATCCTCGAGCGTCTGATCATGGATAACATCCAATTGCAGATGGCGAAAAAGATGGGCATCAATATGACCGATGCTGACGTCGATCGTGCGATTAGTAACATCGCTCAGCAAAACAACATGTCGATGGATCAGATGCGTAGCCGTTTGGCCGCTGATGGGATTAACTATAAAACCTATCGCGAGCAGATCCGCAAAGAGATGCTGATTTCTGAAGTGCGTAACAATGAAGTTCGCCGCCGCGTAACGATTCTTCCACAAGAAGTTGAAGCTTTGGCTAAACAAGTGGGATCGCAGAACGGTGCTGATACCGAGCTTAATCTCAGCCACATCCTGATTGCTCTGCCGGAAAATCCATCTCAGCAGCAGGTTGACGACGCAGAACAACAGGCTCGTCAGTTGACTGACCAACTGAACAAGGGTGCTGATTTTGGCAAGATGGCAGTAAGTTATTCCGCAGACTCTCAGGCGCTGAAAGGCGGCCAAATGGGCTGGGGAAAAATTCAGGAGCTGCCTTCACTGTTTGCGGCTGCACTGCAAACGGCTAAAAAAGGTGACATCATTGGCCCAATACGCTCCGGCGTTGGTTTCCATATCCTAAAAGTGAATGACGTTCGTGGCGGTCAGGCTAATGTGTCTGTTACCGAAGTTCACGCTCGCCATATTTTGCTGCGTCCTTCTCCGGTTATGACCGACGATCAGGCTCGTGCAAAACTGCAGGAAGTTGCCCAGCAGATTAAGAATAAGCAGATCACCTTTGATGAAGCCGCTCGTGCTATTTCTCAGGATCCAGGTTCCGCGCTGAAAGGCGGCGATCTCGGTTGGGCAGTTCCAACCATGTACGATCCTGCTTTCCGCGATGCGTTAATGAAGCTGCAAAAAGGCGAATTAAGCGCACCGGTTCACTCTTCATTTGGCTGGCATTTGATTCAACTGATGGATACGCGCCAAGTTGACCGCACCGATGATGCACAGAAAGATCGCGCATATCGCATGCTGTTCAACCGCAAGTTTGCGGAAGAAGCACAGACTTGGATGCAGGAAGAGCGTGCCAGCGCTTATGTAAAAATTATTGATGGTAGCAATGCCCAGTAA
- the rluA gene encoding bifunctional tRNA pseudouridine(32) synthase/23S rRNA pseudouridine(746) synthase RluA: MGEYHPPREPWLHVLYQDEHIIVVNKPSGLLSVPGRAEEHRDSVMTRVQADFPIAESVHRLDMATSGVIVVALTKAAERELKRQFREREPKKSYIARIWGHMEHDEGLIDLPLICDWPNRPKQKVCFEHGKSAQTGYLVLSRDADGSTRVKLTPITGRSHQLRVHMLALGHPILGDKFYAHPEAKAMAPRLQLHAQELRITHPEFGTAMHFSCEPDF, encoded by the coding sequence CTGGGGGAGTACCATCCCCCACGCGAGCCTTGGCTGCATGTTTTATATCAGGATGAGCATATCATCGTGGTTAACAAGCCAAGTGGATTACTGTCTGTTCCGGGGCGTGCTGAAGAGCACCGAGACAGCGTGATGACCCGCGTTCAGGCTGATTTCCCCATAGCGGAATCGGTGCATCGGTTAGATATGGCGACCAGCGGCGTTATCGTCGTTGCGTTGACGAAAGCCGCCGAACGCGAGCTTAAGCGTCAGTTCCGCGAACGCGAGCCGAAGAAAAGCTATATCGCCCGAATTTGGGGTCATATGGAGCATGATGAAGGCCTGATTGATTTGCCTTTGATCTGCGATTGGCCAAATCGACCTAAGCAGAAAGTCTGCTTTGAGCACGGAAAATCGGCGCAAACCGGTTATCTGGTGCTGAGCCGCGATGCCGATGGTTCCACGCGAGTGAAACTCACACCCATCACCGGTCGTTCACATCAGCTACGCGTACACATGTTGGCACTGGGTCATCCTATTCTCGGCGATAAGTTTTACGCACATCCCGAGGCCAAAGCGATGGCTCCGCGCCTTCAGTTGCACGCTCAAGAGCTACGGATCACCCATCCTGAGTTTGGCACCGCGATGCATTTTAGCTGCGAGCCTGATTTCTAA
- a CDS encoding double-cubane-cluster-containing anaerobic reductase, protein MSLINELPAIFDSFSDARRQGFLTVLELKEQNIPLVGTYCTFMPQEIALAAGAVVVSLCSTSDETIEEAEKDLPRNLCPLIKSSYGFGKTDKCPYFYFSDLVVGETTCDGKKKMYEYMAEFKPVHVMQLPNSASDDASRALWRAEILRLQVALEQQFGRKISEHDLRAAIALKNQEREALSSFYCLGQLNPPALSGVEILKVVYGATFKFDKNALIDELNALTTKVRQEYQQGKRLEPRPRILITGCPIGGAAEKVVRAIEENGGWVVGYENCTGAKATEMQVSEEGDVYDALTDKYLAIGCSCISPNTQRLNLLSQMIDEYQADGVIDVILQACHTYAVESLAIKRHVRQQHDIPYMAIETDYSNSDIGQLNTRVSAFIEMM, encoded by the coding sequence ATGTCACTCATCAATGAATTACCCGCCATTTTCGATAGTTTTTCCGACGCACGCCGTCAGGGATTTCTCACCGTTTTAGAACTTAAAGAACAAAACATTCCGCTGGTGGGTACCTACTGCACCTTTATGCCGCAAGAAATTGCCTTGGCCGCAGGTGCGGTGGTGGTTTCACTTTGCTCAACCAGCGATGAAACCATTGAAGAAGCAGAGAAAGATCTGCCGCGCAACCTCTGCCCGCTCATCAAGAGCAGCTACGGTTTTGGCAAAACGGATAAATGTCCCTATTTCTATTTTTCAGATCTGGTTGTGGGAGAAACCACCTGCGACGGAAAGAAAAAAATGTATGAGTACATGGCTGAGTTCAAACCGGTACATGTCATGCAACTGCCTAATAGCGCCAGCGATGACGCTTCACGTGCGCTATGGCGAGCTGAGATTTTGCGGTTGCAGGTTGCGCTCGAACAGCAGTTTGGCCGTAAAATTAGCGAGCACGATCTACGTGCAGCTATTGCGCTAAAAAACCAAGAGCGTGAAGCCTTGTCCTCTTTTTATTGTTTGGGCCAGCTAAACCCTCCCGCCCTATCTGGAGTGGAAATCCTTAAGGTCGTGTACGGCGCCACCTTCAAATTCGATAAAAATGCGCTGATCGACGAACTCAATGCCTTAACGACAAAAGTGCGGCAGGAATACCAGCAAGGCAAACGCCTTGAGCCACGCCCTCGCATTTTGATTACCGGCTGTCCAATCGGCGGCGCGGCGGAAAAAGTGGTTCGTGCCATTGAAGAAAACGGTGGTTGGGTGGTGGGTTATGAAAACTGCACCGGTGCGAAAGCCACTGAGATGCAGGTTAGCGAAGAAGGCGACGTGTACGACGCATTAACCGATAAATATCTGGCAATTGGCTGCTCCTGCATTTCCCCCAATACCCAGCGCCTGAATCTGCTTAGCCAGATGATTGACGAGTATCAGGCCGACGGCGTTATCGACGTTATTCTTCAGGCCTGCCATACCTATGCGGTGGAGTCTCTCGCCATTAAACGGCATGTGCGCCAGCAGCATGATATCCCTTACATGGCGATCGAAACAGACTATTCCAACTCAGATATTGGTCAACTAAATACTCGCGTGAGTGCGTTTATCGAAATGATGTAA
- the lptD gene encoding LPS assembly protein LptD: protein MTELLKPRMKKSIPTLVATLVWSALYSQNALADLAEQCLLGVPMYNKPLVSGNPNDLPVHIQADKSDANYPDNAVFSGNVNIEQGNSTLTADQVQLDQKFLKDKPDPLRTVTATGNVNYSDNQVKLKGPNAWSNLNNKDTNVWQGDYQFVGRQGRGTADLMKTRAENRYTILENGTFTSCLPGDNSWSVAGSEIIQDRQEEVAEIWNARFKIGGVPVFYSPYLQLPIGDKRRSGFLLPDFKYSSSDGVEFSLPWYWNIAPQVDATITPHYMENRGLQLQNEFRYLTVAGTGLMELDWLDKDKQYADDRLDKNNISDAEKDKKRWLFYWQHNGVMDKVWRFNVDYTKVSDPYYFNDLDSTHGSSTDGYATQKFSVGYAEQNWNARLSTTQFQVFADAGNTNAYRAEPQLDLNYYKNDIGPFDLHLYGQAVKFTNESDTQPEADRYHFEPTLDLPWSNGWASVNTETKLLATHYQQTLPDNNSNFSDLKDSVNRVMPEFKVDGKVTFDRDMDWAEGYTQTLEPRAQYLYIPYRDQSDIGVYDSTLLQMDYTGLFRDRIYSGLDRIASANQMSTGLTTRIYDDALVERFNASLGQIYYFERSRTGDETLSTDKDKDTGSLVWAGDSYWKITDHWGIRGGLQYDTRLNSVALGDAVMEYRKDAETMVQLNYRYASPEYVTAMIPRYANNDLYNQGISQVGATGSIPVADRWALVAAYYYDTNANQTADSLVGLQYNTCCWSVGVNYERKITSWDSTASQPNSKYDNKFSFTFALRGLGTNYSLGTADMLQKGILPYQRAF from the coding sequence ATGACGGAACTTCTGAAACCGCGTATGAAAAAAAGTATTCCAACACTGGTTGCCACCTTGGTTTGGTCGGCACTCTATAGCCAGAACGCTCTGGCCGATCTTGCTGAGCAATGCTTGCTCGGCGTGCCTATGTATAACAAACCACTGGTATCCGGCAATCCAAATGATTTACCGGTGCATATTCAAGCCGATAAAAGCGACGCAAATTATCCAGATAATGCGGTGTTCAGCGGAAACGTGAACATTGAGCAGGGTAATAGTACGCTGACAGCCGATCAGGTTCAGCTCGATCAGAAGTTTCTTAAAGATAAGCCCGATCCGCTGCGCACGGTCACTGCAACCGGCAACGTTAACTATTCAGATAATCAGGTCAAACTGAAAGGCCCGAACGCGTGGTCAAATCTGAATAACAAAGACACTAATGTGTGGCAGGGTGATTATCAGTTCGTAGGCCGCCAAGGTCGAGGCACCGCGGATTTAATGAAAACCCGCGCCGAGAACCGTTACACCATTTTAGAGAATGGGACCTTTACGTCCTGTTTACCGGGCGATAATAGCTGGAGCGTTGCTGGTTCTGAAATCATTCAGGATCGGCAGGAAGAAGTGGCAGAAATTTGGAACGCGCGCTTTAAAATTGGCGGAGTTCCGGTTTTCTATAGCCCTTATCTGCAGCTCCCAATCGGTGACAAACGTCGCTCCGGCTTCTTGCTTCCCGATTTTAAATACTCCAGCAGCGATGGCGTTGAATTTAGTCTGCCATGGTATTGGAACATCGCCCCTCAGGTCGATGCCACCATTACGCCACACTACATGGAAAACCGCGGTCTGCAATTGCAGAACGAGTTCCGCTATCTGACCGTCGCGGGTACCGGTTTGATGGAGCTGGACTGGTTAGACAAAGATAAACAGTACGCTGACGATCGTCTGGATAAAAATAATATCTCTGACGCGGAAAAAGATAAAAAACGCTGGTTGTTCTACTGGCAACACAACGGCGTAATGGACAAGGTGTGGCGATTCAACGTCGACTACACCAAAGTGAGTGATCCTTACTACTTTAACGATTTGGATTCGACCCACGGCTCCAGCACCGATGGCTACGCAACGCAGAAGTTCAGCGTGGGCTACGCCGAGCAAAACTGGAACGCAAGGTTATCCACCACGCAGTTCCAGGTGTTTGCTGATGCCGGTAATACAAACGCATACCGCGCTGAGCCACAGCTAGATTTGAATTACTATAAAAACGATATCGGTCCGTTTGACCTGCATTTGTATGGTCAAGCCGTTAAATTTACCAACGAAAGTGATACTCAGCCTGAAGCCGATCGTTATCACTTCGAACCGACCCTTGATCTTCCGTGGTCAAACGGCTGGGCCAGTGTGAATACCGAAACTAAGCTGTTGGCAACGCACTACCAACAAACTCTGCCAGATAACAACAGCAACTTTAGCGATCTTAAAGACTCGGTAAACCGCGTTATGCCAGAGTTCAAAGTCGATGGTAAAGTGACGTTCGATCGGGATATGGACTGGGCGGAAGGCTACACCCAGACGCTGGAGCCACGCGCTCAGTACCTGTATATCCCTTACCGCGATCAAAGCGATATCGGCGTTTATGACTCGACGCTGTTGCAGATGGACTATACCGGTCTGTTCCGTGACCGTATCTATAGTGGTCTAGACCGTATTGCCTCAGCTAACCAGATGTCTACCGGCTTAACCACGCGTATCTATGATGATGCGTTGGTAGAACGCTTTAACGCCTCTCTGGGGCAGATCTACTACTTCGAACGCTCACGCACCGGTGATGAAACGCTGTCTACCGATAAAGATAAAGACACCGGTAGCCTTGTTTGGGCTGGTGATTCTTATTGGAAAATTACCGACCATTGGGGTATCCGTGGCGGTTTGCAGTATGACACCCGTCTAAATAGCGTCGCGCTGGGCGATGCAGTGATGGAATATCGTAAGGATGCCGAAACGATGGTTCAGTTGAACTACCGTTACGCCAGCCCTGAATATGTCACCGCGATGATCCCACGTTATGCCAATAACGATCTGTATAACCAAGGGATTAGCCAAGTGGGCGCAACGGGAAGTATCCCTGTCGCCGATCGCTGGGCGTTAGTGGCGGCGTACTACTACGATACCAACGCCAATCAAACCGCGGATTCTCTGGTTGGCCTACAGTACAACACCTGTTGTTGGTCTGTTGGTGTAAACTACGAGCGTAAAATCACCTCTTGGGATTCTACCGCCTCTCAGCCAAACAGTAAGTACGACAACAAGTTCTCGTTCACCTTCGCACTGCGTGGATTGGGCACGAATTACAGCTTGGGTACGGCAGACATGCTGCAAAAAGGTATCTTGCCTTACCAGCGTGCTTTCTAA
- the pdxA gene encoding 4-hydroxythreonine-4-phosphate dehydrogenase PdxA, which produces MPSNHTHDTFGVVITPGEPAGVGPDLVIALAQQAWPAELVVCADPALLLERAALLQLPLTLREYQPDVPAQPQAEKTLTILPITLHSKALPGHLDVNNGAYVVETLARACDGCLSGEFAALITGPVHKGIINDAGVPFTGHTEFFAERSHRDRVVMMLATEELRVALATTHLPLLDVPAAITPQTLTEVITILHHDLRTKFGIDEPQIYVCGLNPHAGEGGHMGREEIDVIIPTLESLRQKGIHLIGPLPADTLFQPKYLEHADAVLAMYHDQGLPVLKYQGFGRAVNITLGLPFIRTSVDHGTALDLAATGIADVGSFRTALNLAIKMINNSNE; this is translated from the coding sequence ATGCCCAGTAATCATACACATGACACGTTTGGTGTCGTTATAACCCCCGGTGAACCTGCCGGGGTGGGGCCGGATTTGGTTATCGCTCTCGCTCAACAGGCTTGGCCTGCTGAGCTGGTAGTGTGCGCCGATCCGGCTTTGTTGCTTGAACGCGCCGCATTATTGCAACTGCCGTTGACGTTGCGAGAATATCAGCCTGATGTCCCCGCACAGCCGCAAGCAGAAAAAACGCTGACCATTTTACCCATTACGCTGCACAGCAAAGCCTTGCCTGGGCATCTTGATGTTAATAATGGCGCCTACGTGGTTGAAACGCTGGCGCGAGCGTGCGATGGCTGCCTGAGCGGTGAATTCGCGGCGCTCATCACCGGCCCCGTGCATAAAGGCATTATTAATGACGCGGGTGTGCCTTTTACCGGCCACACCGAGTTCTTCGCCGAACGTAGCCATCGCGATCGCGTGGTGATGATGCTGGCGACGGAAGAGTTGCGTGTTGCATTAGCCACCACTCATCTTCCACTACTTGATGTGCCTGCGGCGATTACGCCACAGACGCTCACTGAAGTTATCACGATCCTCCATCACGATTTACGTACCAAATTTGGTATTGATGAACCGCAAATTTACGTCTGTGGCCTAAACCCCCACGCGGGCGAAGGCGGCCATATGGGACGTGAAGAAATTGATGTGATTATTCCGACGCTTGAGTCACTGCGTCAAAAGGGTATTCACCTGATTGGGCCCCTGCCCGCTGATACACTATTCCAGCCTAAATATCTGGAGCACGCCGATGCCGTTTTGGCGATGTATCACGATCAAGGCCTGCCGGTGTTAAAATACCAAGGCTTCGGCCGCGCTGTGAATATTACTTTGGGGCTGCCGTTTATTCGCACCTCCGTCGATCACGGCACCGCGCTGGATCTGGCTGCTACTGGCATCGCTGATGTGGGTAGTTTCAGAACAGCATTAAATCTCGCTATTAAAATGATAAATAACAGTAATGAATAA
- a CDS encoding acyl-CoA dehydratase activase gives MSLSIGIDSGSTATKGILMSHANGGEILRRFLGPTSFRPQDTIDEAWSQLSADLSERPMLTLTGYGRASVDYADKQVTEITCHGIGARFLCPTAHTVIDIGGQDSKVIHLDRDGSLTDFLMNDKCAAGTGRFLEVISHTLGTEVSLLDKLVAGVAPHPISSMCTVFAESEVISLRSAGVAPESILSGIVYAMARRSANFIGRLGVRPTILFTGGVSHCDAFRLHLSEALGTEVKTHPDAQFAGALGAALVGARQKKRGMHGG, from the coding sequence GTGAGTTTAAGTATTGGCATAGATTCTGGATCTACGGCGACCAAAGGGATCTTAATGAGCCACGCTAACGGCGGTGAGATCCTGCGTCGTTTTCTCGGGCCCACGTCGTTTCGCCCGCAGGACACCATCGATGAGGCATGGTCACAGCTGAGTGCAGACCTGAGTGAGCGTCCCATGCTCACGCTCACCGGCTACGGACGCGCCTCGGTGGACTACGCCGATAAGCAGGTGACAGAAATTACCTGCCATGGCATAGGCGCGCGTTTTTTGTGCCCTACCGCTCATACGGTTATCGACATTGGTGGGCAAGACAGCAAAGTGATTCATCTAGATAGAGATGGAAGCCTCACTGACTTTCTGATGAACGATAAGTGTGCCGCAGGAACCGGGCGCTTTCTCGAAGTGATATCTCACACGTTAGGCACCGAGGTCAGCTTGTTGGATAAACTGGTTGCGGGTGTAGCTCCACATCCCATTTCCAGCATGTGTACGGTATTCGCCGAGTCAGAAGTTATCAGCCTGCGCTCTGCTGGCGTAGCGCCTGAATCTATTTTATCCGGCATCGTTTATGCCATGGCACGTCGCAGCGCCAACTTTATTGGCCGACTCGGCGTGCGTCCGACGATCTTATTTACCGGCGGCGTAAGCCATTGTGACGCGTTTCGCCTTCATCTTAGTGAAGCACTGGGCACCGAGGTAAAAACGCATCCTGATGCTCAGTTTGCGGGAGCATTAGGCGCTGCGCTGGTCGGTGCCCGCCAGAAAAAGAGAGGCATGCATGGAGGATGA